The following are from one region of the Prosthecobacter debontii genome:
- the trmB gene encoding tRNA (guanosine(46)-N7)-methyltransferase TrmB, translating into MSLFIPPDYFRELQASEVFADTSRPLEVDLGSGEGTFLLGMAAQFPDRQFLGVERMLGRVSKTSRKINRRGLDNAKVMRVESGYAVGWLLPTAGVSRLHLLCPDPWPKKRHAARRLVNQDEFLTGLARILKPGGEFLLKTDDRVYFEDALASLGSRPEFEALDWPQDAFFYPTTDFEQHWLESGRSIHRARWRRL; encoded by the coding sequence ATGTCCCTCTTTATTCCGCCTGATTATTTTCGTGAATTGCAAGCCAGTGAAGTCTTTGCCGATACCTCCCGCCCCCTCGAGGTCGATCTGGGCAGCGGCGAAGGCACCTTCCTCCTCGGGATGGCTGCGCAGTTTCCAGATCGTCAGTTTTTAGGTGTCGAGAGAATGCTGGGACGCGTGTCCAAAACCAGCCGCAAAATCAATCGCAGAGGTCTGGATAATGCCAAAGTCATGCGAGTGGAGAGCGGCTACGCGGTCGGCTGGCTGCTGCCCACCGCTGGTGTCTCGCGCCTGCACTTACTCTGTCCTGACCCATGGCCCAAAAAACGCCACGCGGCTCGACGTCTGGTGAATCAGGACGAATTCCTCACTGGCCTAGCTCGCATTCTCAAACCAGGCGGTGAGTTTTTGCTGAAAACGGATGACCGCGTTTACTTTGAAGACGCCCTCGCCAGCCTGGGTTCAAGGCCGGAATTCGAGGCTCTGGACTGGCCCCAAGACGCGTTCTTTTATCCCACCACAGATTTCGAGCAGCACTGGCTTGAGAGCGGACGCTCCATCCACCGGGCACGCTGGCGGCGCCTCTAG
- the hrpA gene encoding ATP-dependent RNA helicase HrpA has protein sequence MIRYPADLPITARREDILTAIRNSQVVILAGETGSGKTTQLPKMCLEVLGENPGMIGCTQPRRVAAMSVSKRVAEELDVTWGRQVGCKMRFSDDTSRDTRVKFMTDGILLAEIQSDPLLRAYSMLILDEAHERSLNIDFLLGYLKSLLTKRPDLKLVVTSATIDTEAFSAHFGNAPIIEVSGRLYPVEIRYQPVGEDDEDPSHIEAAVSAVEEVLIETSDGDVLVFMPTERDIRDTRDLLDGRLGKGMEVLALFGRMAAHEQQRVFSPGSKRRVIVATNVAETSITLPRIRYVVDTGLARMSRYNPRTRTKRLPVEVISQSSANQRAGRAGRLQDGVCIRLYEEEDFNKRPRFTQPEIQRSNLAEVILRMKAFKLGEIETFPFINPPVSAAIRAGYDLLHELGALGETHEMTPTGRELAALPLDPTLGRMLLQARQEHCLEDMLIIAAGLSIPDPRERPEEKREQAQAAHKRFATPESDFLGLIKIWRAMPEPESTGKNALRKFCKANFLSFTRMTEWRDVWQQLRDTFREDRRAAHQASSAASPPSPVAKKTASAPQAASNSPWDKVTVKESEPDEEQANQQALHRCILAGHLGHIATRLERNLYKAAGNREVTVFPGSHLYERREKQGGKPGQEKTRQPLWIVAGEIVQTSQLFARTLARIDPQWAAELGAHLLERRYSEPHWSAKAGRVLVTERLLLHGLEVKRQPIDFGKIDPIAATQLFIRGALLEGTTHLPHRFFQHNQKLRDRLEAALTRVRSSRVYAVEEHLFEFYRARLQNISSVHDLNKLVNARVREEPGFLCAREEDLTGGDDLSCDLQMFPDTAPVGNAVLPITYAYKPGQEDDGVTVQVPLPMAEHLTSGQVLWMVPGLREEQILTLLRALPKNVRRELLPLEARAREIVRDFNPGREDFHGALAIFLRQRYRLEVQASDWNEQSLPDYLKPRVEVIAQGNKTVLTSRDLDSIRETVRKQERKSSRWDEVAKRFEDYALTTWSFGDLPETLQVEVIHNVPVLGYPGLKLRDDEVDIRLFKTPAEALQHSPAAVRKLAENWLGKDLAWLHKELRVLDIKPVAQKNFSFQSGLAALGSSAASPSASSQENRSEAAYHHILAHVLRLDPLLPLSQKRFLEMCERAKRDLPAITHRVRELLKQIDDLRTKILAFPRRYAGLEQDVNRLVPANLLTATPHTQLQHLPRYLKAILLRAERASNNPAKDLEKAAYIQDFNGWEQEVSEANREAFRWLFEEYRVSVFAQELGTAQPVSVKRLEALLG, from the coding sequence TTGATCCGTTACCCCGCAGACCTCCCCATCACTGCGCGTCGTGAAGACATCCTCACGGCCATCCGCAACAGCCAAGTCGTGATCCTTGCGGGGGAAACGGGCTCAGGCAAAACGACCCAATTACCCAAAATGTGTCTGGAGGTGCTGGGAGAAAATCCCGGCATGATCGGCTGCACCCAGCCTCGGCGTGTCGCCGCCATGAGCGTCTCCAAACGGGTGGCGGAGGAACTCGACGTGACCTGGGGCCGCCAAGTCGGCTGCAAAATGCGCTTCAGTGACGACACGAGCCGCGACACGCGCGTGAAGTTCATGACGGACGGCATCTTGCTGGCCGAGATTCAGAGTGATCCCCTGCTCCGTGCCTATTCCATGCTGATCCTGGATGAGGCTCATGAACGGTCCCTCAACATTGACTTTTTGTTAGGCTATCTCAAAAGCCTTCTCACCAAACGCCCCGACCTGAAACTGGTCGTCACTTCCGCCACGATTGATACCGAGGCCTTCAGCGCTCACTTTGGCAATGCTCCGATCATTGAGGTGTCCGGGCGACTCTATCCCGTGGAGATCCGCTATCAACCGGTAGGTGAAGATGACGAGGACCCCAGCCATATCGAAGCAGCGGTAAGCGCGGTCGAAGAGGTGCTGATCGAGACCAGTGATGGCGACGTCTTGGTATTTATGCCCACCGAGCGCGATATCCGCGACACCCGAGATCTCTTGGATGGGCGTCTGGGTAAAGGCATGGAGGTCTTGGCATTGTTTGGCCGCATGGCCGCTCACGAGCAGCAACGCGTCTTCTCTCCAGGTTCCAAACGCCGAGTCATCGTCGCCACCAACGTGGCGGAGACCTCCATCACGCTTCCCCGCATCCGCTATGTGGTGGATACGGGACTGGCACGCATGAGCCGCTACAATCCACGCACGCGCACCAAACGCCTGCCTGTGGAGGTCATCAGCCAGAGCAGCGCCAATCAACGTGCCGGACGTGCCGGACGTCTTCAGGATGGGGTGTGTATCCGCCTCTACGAAGAGGAGGACTTCAATAAACGACCTCGCTTCACTCAGCCAGAAATTCAGCGCTCGAACTTAGCTGAAGTCATCCTTCGGATGAAGGCCTTTAAGTTAGGCGAGATCGAGACCTTTCCTTTCATCAATCCTCCCGTCAGTGCGGCCATCCGTGCAGGCTACGACCTCCTCCACGAACTCGGAGCTCTGGGGGAAACCCATGAGATGACCCCGACAGGACGAGAATTAGCCGCGCTGCCGCTGGACCCGACTCTTGGCCGCATGCTGCTCCAGGCCCGCCAGGAACACTGCCTGGAGGACATGCTCATCATCGCGGCAGGTCTCAGTATCCCCGATCCGCGTGAACGTCCCGAAGAGAAACGAGAGCAAGCCCAGGCCGCTCACAAACGCTTCGCCACGCCTGAATCTGACTTTCTCGGCCTGATCAAGATCTGGCGGGCAATGCCAGAACCGGAAAGCACTGGCAAAAACGCACTGCGTAAATTCTGTAAAGCCAACTTCCTGAGCTTTACCCGCATGACGGAATGGCGGGATGTCTGGCAGCAATTGCGGGACACCTTCCGTGAAGACCGTCGAGCTGCCCATCAAGCATCCTCGGCAGCTTCGCCGCCCTCTCCAGTCGCTAAAAAAACCGCTAGTGCGCCCCAAGCCGCTTCGAATTCGCCCTGGGACAAAGTCACGGTGAAGGAGAGCGAGCCAGATGAGGAGCAGGCCAACCAACAAGCGCTCCATCGCTGCATCCTCGCCGGTCATTTGGGGCACATCGCCACACGTCTCGAACGCAACCTCTACAAAGCCGCCGGCAACCGCGAGGTTACAGTGTTCCCAGGTTCCCACCTCTATGAACGCCGCGAGAAGCAGGGCGGCAAACCGGGCCAAGAGAAAACCCGCCAGCCTTTGTGGATCGTTGCGGGAGAAATCGTTCAGACCTCTCAGCTCTTCGCCCGCACTCTGGCTCGGATTGATCCGCAGTGGGCCGCAGAACTGGGAGCCCATTTGCTGGAGCGCCGCTACAGTGAACCTCATTGGAGCGCTAAAGCCGGGCGCGTGCTCGTGACAGAGCGACTGCTCCTGCATGGCTTGGAGGTCAAACGCCAACCGATTGACTTCGGTAAGATCGATCCCATCGCCGCCACCCAGTTGTTCATTCGCGGGGCCTTATTGGAGGGCACCACCCATCTGCCGCATCGCTTTTTCCAGCATAACCAGAAGCTTCGCGATCGTCTGGAGGCCGCTCTGACTCGTGTGCGCAGCAGCCGTGTCTATGCCGTCGAGGAGCATCTCTTCGAGTTCTACCGGGCCCGGCTCCAGAACATCTCGTCCGTGCATGATCTGAATAAGCTGGTGAATGCCCGCGTTCGCGAAGAGCCCGGGTTTCTCTGCGCGCGCGAGGAAGATCTCACCGGGGGAGACGATCTCTCATGCGATCTCCAGATGTTTCCCGATACTGCGCCGGTAGGGAATGCCGTGCTGCCGATCACCTACGCCTATAAACCCGGCCAAGAGGACGATGGCGTCACGGTCCAGGTGCCGCTGCCCATGGCGGAACATCTGACCAGCGGGCAAGTGCTGTGGATGGTTCCCGGCTTGCGCGAGGAGCAAATCCTCACCTTGCTTCGTGCTCTCCCGAAAAACGTTCGGCGTGAACTCTTACCCCTCGAAGCTCGAGCCCGTGAGATCGTTCGTGACTTCAATCCGGGACGTGAAGATTTCCACGGAGCCCTCGCAATCTTTCTTCGCCAACGCTACCGTTTAGAAGTCCAGGCCAGCGACTGGAACGAGCAGTCTCTGCCCGATTACCTCAAACCTCGCGTCGAAGTCATCGCTCAGGGAAATAAGACCGTGCTGACCAGTCGCGATCTCGACAGCATTCGTGAAACCGTGCGTAAGCAGGAGCGCAAGTCGAGCCGTTGGGACGAGGTGGCCAAACGTTTCGAAGATTATGCTCTTACCACTTGGTCCTTTGGCGACTTGCCGGAAACCTTGCAGGTCGAGGTGATCCATAACGTCCCTGTGCTGGGTTACCCAGGACTCAAGCTTCGGGACGATGAGGTGGATATCCGTCTTTTCAAAACACCTGCCGAGGCTCTTCAGCACAGTCCAGCAGCGGTTCGTAAACTCGCTGAAAACTGGTTAGGCAAGGATCTAGCTTGGCTGCACAAAGAGTTGCGCGTACTGGATATCAAACCCGTAGCCCAGAAAAACTTTAGCTTTCAAAGTGGTCTGGCAGCTTTGGGCTCATCCGCCGCTTCACCATCGGCTTCCTCACAAGAGAATCGCTCCGAGGCTGCCTATCATCACATCCTGGCGCATGTCTTGCGCCTAGATCCATTGCTACCTCTAAGCCAAAAGCGCTTTCTGGAGATGTGCGAGCGCGCCAAGCGTGACTTACCCGCCATCACCCATCGAGTGCGTGAGCTGCTGAAACAAATCGATGATCTCAGGACCAAAATCCTGGCCTTCCCTCGGCGTTATGCGGGGTTGGAACAAGACGTCAATCGGCTGGTTCCCGCCAATCTTCTGACAGCGACTCCCCACACTCAGCTCCAGCACCTTCCTCGCTACCTCAAAGCCATTCTTCTTCGCGCCGAGCGAGCTTCCAACAACCCCGCCAAAGATCTGGAGAAAGCCGCCTACATTCAAGACTTCAATGGCTGGGAACAGGAAGTGAGCGAGGCCAATCGCGAAGCGTTCCGCTGGCTATTTGAAGAATACCGAGTCTCCGTCTTTGCCCAAGAACTTGGCACCGCCCAACCTGTCAGCGTAAAGCGCCTGGAAGCCCTTTTAGGGTGA